The Gambusia affinis linkage group LG11, SWU_Gaff_1.0, whole genome shotgun sequence genome contains a region encoding:
- the LOC122840439 gene encoding interleukin-1 receptor type 2: MVYFVLTCAMIIAAGVHGKPWLPSLPMENGCYQVSPELGVFRVEGEAVILYFPIFMRSLELRDIAPPPAQYVISRNNGTAQTANEDEDEDEGRVQQHGGELWLLPARLSDSGEYTCTYRNETYCVTGTITLHMYESYSADIRTLSYWWTAMVGEEVEFDCPALDRFNKTGRPIEWHKDFNSAPLQPGRATLTIPAVKRSHAGVYTCRLTVLINNLQYKVSRAYLLHVEDSDPAVTTSMPVVTTPTDPGQPSSSTLSTVSIMKPPVITSPINGTIFESSHGSGLELFCQVVTECQLADSTVVTWLVNDQSVESSYLDRRAKQEGKRVTRVSERCQIEVKFVISAMTEEDEKTEMKCVTQNTGGKQEVVTMLRLEDTTFTWLVVGMVTASCFLTVVCVFLYVLFKPKTKKKMDYILARQSSTFSV; this comes from the exons ATGGTCTACTTTGTGCTGACGTGTGCCATGATCATTGCCGCAGGTGTTCATGGGAAACCTTGGCTTCCTTCTCTGCCAATGGaaa ACGGCTGTTACCAGGTGTCTCCAGAGCTGGGGGTTTTCCGAGTGGAGGGCGAGGCCGTGATCCTCTACTTCCCGATCTTCATGCGGTCCCTCGAACTCCGCGACATCGCCCCGCCACCTGCCCAATACGTCATCAGCCGGAACAACGGAACGGCGCAAACGGCGAACGAGGATGAGGACGAGGACGAGGGCCGGGTCCAGCAGCACGGCGGAGAGCTGTGGCTCCTCCCGGCTCGGCTTTCGGATTCTGGGGAATACACCTGCACTTACAG GAATGAAACGTACTGCGTCACGGGGACCATCACGCTGCACATGTACGAGTCCTACTCTGCAGACATAAGGACTCTCTCCTACTGGTGGACGGCCATGGTTGGTGAGGAAGTGGAATTTGACTGTCCGGCTCTGGACCGCTTCAACAAGACAGGCAGACCAATCGAGTGGCACAAG GATTTTAACTCCGCTCCCCTTCAGCCGGGCAGAGCTACCCTCACGATCCCTGCTGTAAAACGCTCCCACGCTGGAGTCTACACCTGCCGGCTGACGGTGCTCATCAACAACCTGCAGTACAAAGTCAGCAGAGCCTACCTGCTCCACGTGGAAG ATTCAGACCCGGCAGTCACTACCTCCATGCCTGTCGTCACCACGCCGACAGATCCGGGTCAGCCCAGCAGCAGCACCCTCAGTACTGTCAGCA TCATGAAACCGCCAGTGATTACCTCACCAATCAATGGAACCATCTTTGAAAGCTCTCACG GTTCAGGACTGGAGCTGTTCTGTCAGGTGGTCACTGAATGCCAACTGGCAGACTCCACTGTGGTCACATGGCTGGTAAACGACCAGTCAGTGGAGTCATCGTACCTCGACAGGCGGGCTAAGCAGGAAGGAAAAAG GGTAACCCGGGTCTCTGAAAGGTGTCAGATTGAAGTGAAGTTTGTTATCTCGGCCATGACTGAAGAAGATGAGAAGACGGAGATGAAGTGTGTCACTCAGAACACAGGcgggaaacaggaagttgtcacAATGCTTCGTCTAGAAG atacTACCTTTACGTGGCTGGTTGTAGGCATGGTGACAGCGTCCTGCTTCCTCACGGTGGTCTGTGTCTTCCTTTACGTCCTCTTCAAGCCAAAGACTAAGAAGAAAATGGATTACATTCTCGCTCGTCAGAGCAGCACCTTTTCAGTTTAG
- the LOC122840434 gene encoding interleukin-1 receptor type 1-like isoform X1 has translation MFLSVSPYVKLIPRAMSPSSSLESFLLFLWISVICGGLAQAELMKKDNCTNYELVFERVYSVPGDAAMLNSTLLSPDVFNFTAVPFNITWFSTKTGQEMRNETGRVLVLQETLWFLNTTMDDNGEYFAIVRTPSQCYMQSIMLVMKLPEAGECGRPMKAHTSLTKDVADRVNCLLGGYVEKLDSYGISSSVKWYKGCDPILEDSGSQTFQDRNKLAFHMVKTEDSGIYTCTLTFALDGVTVTVSETIEAMVTDKYSLPPQVHEPQKEMIKKVIGSNFTKRCLVFVPGAGIPFDDVIWLVESKVMFHTDPSKRIYTSNLRSWTQDEPKGVWLERLLLFAELKEEDFYLNYTCRVFSSRGYPDGYFTLLPTDPNIVLPIGLVFGGVTVLFVISVTVYYVFRIDIVLCFRRAFPVLYSNKDLDGKLYDAYVAYPNPGAFGFSEEVERFALQTMPEVLEQACGYKLFIAGRDCLPGQAVVDSVDENLQASRRVLLLYTASTFIKERHTSSTSSNNNNITKTGEEVDQIESRTSEGDGGVGYGGYDKAFSDTRQHLECVASMSRALLEGSLKVILVELEEITPAQLALFPESVRHLRKKQGAVCWWKALQTRQKRRTWREDEERRGKDSQVSPSLSPASRFWKEIRYHMPVRGKRAVYPEKTALLNL, from the exons ATGTTTCTCTCCGTCTCGCCCTATGTCAAGTTGATCCCCAGAG CAATGAGCCCGAGTTCATCGCTGGAAAGCTTTCTGTTGTTCCTCTGGATTTCAGTGATCTGTGGTGGACTGGCCCAGGCTGAGCTCATGAAAAAag ATAACTGCACCAACTACGAGTTGGTGTTTGAACGGGTGTACTCTGTCCCCGGGGACGCGGCCATGCTGAACAGCACCCTGCTGTCTCCGGACGTCTTTAACTTCACCGCCGTCCCGTTCAACATCACCTGGTTCAGCACAAAGACGGGACAGGAGATGAGAAATGAGACAGGTCGAGTTCTGGTGCTCCAGGAGACGCTTTGGTTCCTCAACACCACTATGGACGACAATGGGGAATACTTCGCCATAGTGCG AACTCCTTCCCAGTGCTACATGCAGTCCATTATGCTGGTGATGAAGCTGCCAGAGGCCGGAGAGTGTGGAAGGCCAATGAAAGCACATACATCTCTCACAAAAGACGTGGCTGATAGAGTGAACTGCCTTCTGGGGGGTTATGTTGAGAAACTGGACAGCTACGGCATCAGCTCCTCCGTTAAGTGGTACAAA GGCTGTGATCCCATACTGGAGGACTCAGGCAGCCAAACCTTCCAGGACAGGAACAAGCTGGCCTTCCACATGGTGAAAACTGAAGACAGCGGCATTTATACCTGCACTCTGACCTTTGCCCTTGATGGGGTGACAGTAACCGTGTCGGAGACCATCGAAGCAATGGTCACTG aTAAGTACTCCCTCCCTCCACAGGTTCATGAGCCGCAAAAGGAAATGATCAAGAAGGTCATAG GGTCAAATTTCACAAAGAGGTGTCTGGTGTTTGTGCCCGGTGCTGGGATACCGTTCGATGATGTCATTTGGTTGGTTGAAAGTAAGGTCATGTTTCATACGGACCCGTCCAAACGCATCTACACGTCAAATCTGCG TTCGTGGACCCAAGATGAACCAAAGGGTGTGTGGTTAGAACGGCTGCTTCTCTTCGCCGAACTAAAGGAGGAGGATTTCTACCTCAACTACACCTGCAGGGTCTTCAGTTCCCGAGGCTATCCGGACGGATATTTTACTTTGTTACCAACAG ATCCCAACATCGTCCTTCCCATTGGATTAGTGTTTGGTGGAGTGACAGTTCTCTTCGTCATCAGCGTCACCGTCTACTACGTCTTCAGGATAGACATTGTGCTGTGCTTCAGGAGAGCGTTTCCAGTTCTTTACTCAAATAAAG atcttGATGGCAAGCTGTACGATGCTTATGTGGCATACCCCAATCCTGGTGCCTTTGGGTTCAGTGAAGAGGTGGAGAGGTTCGCCCTGCAGACAATGCCTGAAGTGTTGGAACAGGCCTGTGGCTATAAACTGTTCATAGCGGGCCGTGACTGCCTGCCGGGGCAGG CCGTCGTGGACTCTGTGGACGAGAACCTTCAGGCTAGTCGTCGTGTCCTCCTGCTCTACACCGCTTCCACTTTCATTAAAGAGAGGCACACGAGCAGCACCAGcagtaacaacaacaacattacGAAGACTGGCGAGGAGGTTGATCAAATCGAAAGTAGGACCAGTGAGGGCGATGGCGGCGTGGGTTATGGTGGTTACGACAAAGCGTTTTCGGACACAAGGCAGCATCTGGAATGTGTGGCATCCATGAGCAGAGCGCTGCTGGAGGGCTCCTTAAAG GTCATTCTGGTGGAACTGGAGGAGATCACGCCGGCCCAGCTGGCCCTCTTCCCTGAGTCGGTTCGCCACCTGAGGAAGAAACAGGGCGCCGTGTGCTGGTGGAAGGCTCTCCAGACGAGGCAAAAACGGAGGACATGGAGAGAAGACGAGGAAAGACGTGGAAAGGATTCACAAGTGTCACCGTCCCTCTCTCCTGCCTCCAGGTTTTGGAAAGAAATTAGGTATCATATGCCAGTTAGAGGCAAGAGGGCGGTTTATCCAGAGAAAACTGCCCTGTTGAACTTATGA
- the LOC122840434 gene encoding interleukin-1 receptor type 1-like isoform X2: MSPSSSLESFLLFLWISVICGGLAQAELMKKDNCTNYELVFERVYSVPGDAAMLNSTLLSPDVFNFTAVPFNITWFSTKTGQEMRNETGRVLVLQETLWFLNTTMDDNGEYFAIVRTPSQCYMQSIMLVMKLPEAGECGRPMKAHTSLTKDVADRVNCLLGGYVEKLDSYGISSSVKWYKGCDPILEDSGSQTFQDRNKLAFHMVKTEDSGIYTCTLTFALDGVTVTVSETIEAMVTDKYSLPPQVHEPQKEMIKKVIGSNFTKRCLVFVPGAGIPFDDVIWLVESKVMFHTDPSKRIYTSNLRSWTQDEPKGVWLERLLLFAELKEEDFYLNYTCRVFSSRGYPDGYFTLLPTDPNIVLPIGLVFGGVTVLFVISVTVYYVFRIDIVLCFRRAFPVLYSNKDLDGKLYDAYVAYPNPGAFGFSEEVERFALQTMPEVLEQACGYKLFIAGRDCLPGQAVVDSVDENLQASRRVLLLYTASTFIKERHTSSTSSNNNNITKTGEEVDQIESRTSEGDGGVGYGGYDKAFSDTRQHLECVASMSRALLEGSLKVILVELEEITPAQLALFPESVRHLRKKQGAVCWWKALQTRQKRRTWREDEERRGKDSQVSPSLSPASRFWKEIRYHMPVRGKRAVYPEKTALLNL, from the exons ATGAGCCCGAGTTCATCGCTGGAAAGCTTTCTGTTGTTCCTCTGGATTTCAGTGATCTGTGGTGGACTGGCCCAGGCTGAGCTCATGAAAAAag ATAACTGCACCAACTACGAGTTGGTGTTTGAACGGGTGTACTCTGTCCCCGGGGACGCGGCCATGCTGAACAGCACCCTGCTGTCTCCGGACGTCTTTAACTTCACCGCCGTCCCGTTCAACATCACCTGGTTCAGCACAAAGACGGGACAGGAGATGAGAAATGAGACAGGTCGAGTTCTGGTGCTCCAGGAGACGCTTTGGTTCCTCAACACCACTATGGACGACAATGGGGAATACTTCGCCATAGTGCG AACTCCTTCCCAGTGCTACATGCAGTCCATTATGCTGGTGATGAAGCTGCCAGAGGCCGGAGAGTGTGGAAGGCCAATGAAAGCACATACATCTCTCACAAAAGACGTGGCTGATAGAGTGAACTGCCTTCTGGGGGGTTATGTTGAGAAACTGGACAGCTACGGCATCAGCTCCTCCGTTAAGTGGTACAAA GGCTGTGATCCCATACTGGAGGACTCAGGCAGCCAAACCTTCCAGGACAGGAACAAGCTGGCCTTCCACATGGTGAAAACTGAAGACAGCGGCATTTATACCTGCACTCTGACCTTTGCCCTTGATGGGGTGACAGTAACCGTGTCGGAGACCATCGAAGCAATGGTCACTG aTAAGTACTCCCTCCCTCCACAGGTTCATGAGCCGCAAAAGGAAATGATCAAGAAGGTCATAG GGTCAAATTTCACAAAGAGGTGTCTGGTGTTTGTGCCCGGTGCTGGGATACCGTTCGATGATGTCATTTGGTTGGTTGAAAGTAAGGTCATGTTTCATACGGACCCGTCCAAACGCATCTACACGTCAAATCTGCG TTCGTGGACCCAAGATGAACCAAAGGGTGTGTGGTTAGAACGGCTGCTTCTCTTCGCCGAACTAAAGGAGGAGGATTTCTACCTCAACTACACCTGCAGGGTCTTCAGTTCCCGAGGCTATCCGGACGGATATTTTACTTTGTTACCAACAG ATCCCAACATCGTCCTTCCCATTGGATTAGTGTTTGGTGGAGTGACAGTTCTCTTCGTCATCAGCGTCACCGTCTACTACGTCTTCAGGATAGACATTGTGCTGTGCTTCAGGAGAGCGTTTCCAGTTCTTTACTCAAATAAAG atcttGATGGCAAGCTGTACGATGCTTATGTGGCATACCCCAATCCTGGTGCCTTTGGGTTCAGTGAAGAGGTGGAGAGGTTCGCCCTGCAGACAATGCCTGAAGTGTTGGAACAGGCCTGTGGCTATAAACTGTTCATAGCGGGCCGTGACTGCCTGCCGGGGCAGG CCGTCGTGGACTCTGTGGACGAGAACCTTCAGGCTAGTCGTCGTGTCCTCCTGCTCTACACCGCTTCCACTTTCATTAAAGAGAGGCACACGAGCAGCACCAGcagtaacaacaacaacattacGAAGACTGGCGAGGAGGTTGATCAAATCGAAAGTAGGACCAGTGAGGGCGATGGCGGCGTGGGTTATGGTGGTTACGACAAAGCGTTTTCGGACACAAGGCAGCATCTGGAATGTGTGGCATCCATGAGCAGAGCGCTGCTGGAGGGCTCCTTAAAG GTCATTCTGGTGGAACTGGAGGAGATCACGCCGGCCCAGCTGGCCCTCTTCCCTGAGTCGGTTCGCCACCTGAGGAAGAAACAGGGCGCCGTGTGCTGGTGGAAGGCTCTCCAGACGAGGCAAAAACGGAGGACATGGAGAGAAGACGAGGAAAGACGTGGAAAGGATTCACAAGTGTCACCGTCCCTCTCTCCTGCCTCCAGGTTTTGGAAAGAAATTAGGTATCATATGCCAGTTAGAGGCAAGAGGGCGGTTTATCCAGAGAAAACTGCCCTGTTGAACTTATGA
- the LOC122840437 gene encoding ankyrin repeat, bromo and BTB domain-containing protein DDB_G0293800-like, producing MELPADGSPMLEGLPDNGKEDGKLWLNGANMVSEDHGEELRYSSPPQSEDCSTSSTGNSSTNSTGSSSTNSTGSSSTNSTGSSSTSSTGSSSTSSTGSSSTSSTGSSSTSSTGSSSTSSTGSSSTSSTGSSSTSSTGSSSTSSTGSSSTSSSEGEVGNGDQDFGSRFRVVQVLQPNIKFLWGIGVLEEALKRLKSTVDQLGSGDSSPVVLADVASKLPEILPHNFKYIQDIGVAQKPQEDLAPCTSLEFPSGLDKQEEPILRPETSSPIGTLQHPQVGLEEDRASLTSSPAGRTTKKVEAVKDDDPPSQPSHQVGLKEDAAHVTSVTGINGKRTKNSDDEEQPPAKRSRQTFTELELAIKSIVQSFPSQEMEYEDPVVLPPVLCLSPLMSCEDPGLSSPILSPSCKIACKSPVFSSPVLSPSTLTHCEDPILSPSVFGLLPWMPCEDPILSPLVSPSTHFPNSNCSSPDFFFGMDTEEEAIPSTSSGITARESSRHLWFRPHYDLSSDSN from the coding sequence ATGGAGCTTCCAGCGGATGGATCCCCGATGTTGGAGGGACTTCCAGATAATGGTAAGGAAGACGGTAAGTTGTGGTTAAATGGAGCCAACATGGTTTCTGAAGACCATGGAGAGGAGTTGAGGTATAGTTCACCTCCGCAGTCTGAGGACTGTTCTACCAGCTCCACCGGTAACTCTTCTACCAACTCCACTGGTAGCTCTTCTACCAACTCCACTGGTAGCTCTTCTACCAACTCCACTGGTAGCTCTTCTACCAGCTCCACTGGTAGCTCTTCTACCAGCTCCACTGGTAGCTCTTCTACCAGCTCCACTGGTAGCTCTTCTACCAGCTCCACTGGTAGCTCTTCTACCAGCTCCACTGGTAGCTCTTCTACCAGCTCCACTGGTAGCTCTTCTACCAGCTCCACTGGTAGCTCTTCTACCAGCTCCACTGGTAGCTCTTCTACCAGCTCCAGTGAAGGCGAGGTAGGTAATGGAGACCAGGACTTTGGATCCCGATTTCGGGTTGTCCAGGTCCTTCAACCAAACATTAAATTCTTGTGGGGCATCGGCGTGCTTGAAGAGGCATTAAAACGTCTGAAATCGACGGTTGATCAGCTGGGCTCCGGTGACAGTAGCCCAGTGGTCCTTGCCGATGTTGCATCGAAGCTGCCTGAGATTCTTCCCcataatttcaaatatatacaaGACATTGGGGTGGCTCAGAAGCCCCAAGAAGACTTGGCTCCTTGTACTTCTCTTGAATTTCCATCTGGACTTGACAAACAGGAAGAGCCAATTTTGCGTCCAGAGACTTCCAGTCCTATTGGTACCTTGCAACATCCTCAGGTTGGTTTGGAAGAGGACAGGGCTTCTTTGACTTCCAGCCCCGCCGGAAGAACAACGAAGAAGGTGGAGGCTGTGAAGGATGACGACCCACCATCACAACCTAGTCATCAGGTAGGTTTGAAAGAGGACGCGGCTCATGTGACATCTGTGACTGGTATAAACGGGAAGAGGACAAAgaacagtgatgatgaagagcAGCCCCCAGCCAAGAGGTCTAGGCAGACTTTTACTGAATTGGAGCTTGCCATCAAGTCTATTGTCCAGTCCTTCCCCTCCCAAGAGATGGAATATGAAGATCCTGTTGTGTTACCACCTGTCCTCTGTCTCTCACCTTTGATGTCGTGTGAGGATCCTGGACTGTCATCCCCTATCCTCAGTCCCTCCTGTAAAATAGCGTGTAAAAGTCCTGTTTTCTCCTCCCCCGTCCTCAGTCCCTCAACATTGACTCACTGTGAAGATCCCATTTTGTCACCCAGTGTTTTCGGTCTCTTACCATGGATGCCATGTGAGGATCCCATTCTGTCTCCCCTTGTCAGTCCATCAACACACTTTCCAAATTCAAATTGTTCGTCCCCTGACTTCTTTTTCGGGATGGATACTGAAGAGGAAGCAATACCTTCAACCTCTAGTGGAATTACAGCAAGAGAGAGTTCCAGACACTTGTGGTTTAGACCTCACTACGACTTGTCAAGTGACTCTAATTAG